From a region of the Erinaceus europaeus chromosome 14, mEriEur2.1, whole genome shotgun sequence genome:
- the LOC103113422 gene encoding ubiquitin-like protein 5, translating to MPGSAEVLVSEPQVTEVVCKDHLGKKVHVKCNMDDIGDLKKLISAQRDTRWHKIILKKWFTIIKDHVSLGDYEIYGGMNPELYYQ from the coding sequence ATGCCTGGCTCAGCTGAGGTTCTGGTGTCTGAGCCCCAGGTGACTGAGGTGGTTTGCAAGGACCATCTGGGGAAGAAGGTCCATGTGAAGTGCAACATGGATGACATCGGGGATCTGAAGAAGCTGATTTCGGCCCAAAGAGACACCCGATGGCATAAGATCATCCTGAAGAAGTGGTTCACCATCATCAAGGACCATGTGTCCCTGGGGGACTATGAAATCTATGGTGGCATGAACCCAGAACTCTACTATCAGTAG